A region of Thermus caldifontis DNA encodes the following proteins:
- a CDS encoding VWA domain-containing protein: protein MLRLGVLVLLVLAFLGPAWPLPGRVVYLLDFSPSARESVFAIAGKLPRDGIYVAFAERAARLPSPTARRLDLGEGTDLRVAFQEVAALKPDRVVLVSDGLFAPIPAPFPLDAVYVPPKPHVAVGLLPPPYPLYGETVGVGVVLEAPLPVEARLRVEGPGGSVEKSLWVEGRKTLAYTFSLTEEAQVRAVVEGAWGRSEAQVSLEPADRGKALVLGDPALARYLEAQGFQVEEGPFRMPLEADLVVVGLGVLDLPPGAPEALREYLRRGGGLLFTATPKGLFFGGWDRVLPQDLPLKPLGRKGAALVLVLDVSGSMEGEKLSLAVAGALELVRSAAAEDHLGVVLFSSTHRVLFPPRPMTEQGKKEAESLLLSVRAGGGTVLGPAFREAVGLLGDVPVDRKGVLVLSDGLISDSKEPILALAEASGLEVSAMALGPDADRAFLKELAQQGGGRYYQAATAQELPRLFLKEGQEVFQGERLEGRFPVQTRPHPLTQGLSPPPLAVLLPARAEPWAEVLLESEGRAVLAVGERGEGRVAALATDLSRSWRGWEGAAPFLGGLARYLMGSQKAVALYTYPEEHLVRAVVLGRLENPLFLSGGREVPLVPTGPERYEVLAGEPGVLLDGKRRIPLALPLPGEWTPRDGKGILRALAEASGGRLLALEDLGTVPLSSLPLRPYLIALALALFLWERFREARRGSPR, encoded by the coding sequence ATGCTTCGGCTAGGGGTTCTCGTGCTTCTTGTCTTGGCCTTCCTGGGCCCCGCATGGCCCCTACCGGGGCGGGTGGTGTACCTTCTGGATTTTTCCCCCTCCGCTAGGGAGAGCGTCTTCGCCATTGCGGGAAAGCTCCCGAGGGATGGGATCTATGTGGCCTTCGCCGAGCGTGCGGCGAGGCTTCCCTCTCCCACGGCCCGCAGGCTGGACCTGGGGGAGGGAACGGACCTGAGGGTGGCTTTTCAGGAGGTGGCGGCCCTGAAGCCCGACCGGGTGGTGCTGGTTTCCGATGGGCTTTTCGCCCCCATACCGGCGCCTTTCCCCCTGGATGCGGTGTACGTGCCCCCCAAGCCCCATGTGGCGGTGGGGCTTTTGCCCCCGCCTTACCCGCTTTATGGGGAGACGGTGGGGGTGGGGGTGGTCCTCGAGGCGCCCCTTCCCGTGGAGGCCCGGCTTAGGGTGGAGGGTCCTGGGGGGTCCGTGGAAAAGAGTCTTTGGGTGGAGGGTCGCAAAACCCTGGCCTACACCTTCTCCCTTACGGAGGAGGCCCAGGTGCGGGCGGTGGTGGAAGGCGCCTGGGGCAGGAGCGAGGCCCAGGTGAGCCTGGAACCTGCCGACCGCGGCAAGGCCCTGGTGTTGGGGGATCCGGCCTTGGCCCGTTACCTGGAGGCCCAGGGTTTTCAGGTGGAGGAGGGCCCCTTCCGCATGCCCTTGGAGGCCGACCTGGTGGTGGTGGGCCTGGGGGTTTTGGACCTTCCCCCAGGGGCCCCCGAGGCCCTAAGGGAGTATCTGCGTCGGGGGGGAGGGCTTCTTTTCACCGCCACCCCCAAGGGCCTTTTCTTCGGTGGCTGGGACCGGGTTTTGCCGCAGGACCTCCCCCTAAAGCCCCTGGGCCGTAAGGGGGCGGCCTTGGTCCTGGTCCTGGACGTTTCCGGAAGCATGGAGGGGGAGAAGCTTTCCCTGGCGGTGGCCGGGGCCTTGGAACTGGTGCGCTCGGCGGCGGCGGAGGACCACCTGGGCGTGGTCCTCTTCTCCTCCACCCATCGGGTCCTTTTCCCCCCCAGGCCCATGACGGAACAGGGCAAGAAGGAGGCGGAAAGCCTCCTCCTCTCCGTGCGGGCGGGGGGTGGGACCGTGTTGGGGCCTGCCTTTCGGGAGGCGGTGGGGCTTCTTGGGGATGTCCCGGTGGATAGGAAGGGGGTTCTGGTGCTCAGCGATGGCCTCATCTCCGATTCTAAGGAGCCCATCCTGGCCCTGGCGGAGGCCTCGGGCCTCGAGGTGAGCGCCATGGCCCTAGGGCCCGATGCCGACCGGGCGTTCTTGAAGGAGCTGGCCCAGCAGGGTGGGGGGCGGTACTACCAGGCGGCCACCGCCCAGGAACTTCCCCGGCTTTTCCTGAAGGAGGGGCAGGAGGTGTTCCAAGGCGAGCGCCTGGAGGGCCGCTTCCCCGTCCAAACCAGGCCCCATCCCCTGACCCAAGGGCTTTCCCCACCCCCCCTTGCCGTTCTCCTGCCGGCCCGGGCCGAGCCCTGGGCGGAGGTGCTTTTGGAAAGCGAGGGGCGGGCGGTCTTGGCGGTGGGGGAGCGGGGGGAAGGGCGGGTGGCCGCCTTGGCCACCGACCTTTCCCGGTCCTGGCGGGGCTGGGAAGGGGCTGCCCCCTTTCTCGGGGGGCTTGCCCGCTACCTCATGGGAAGCCAAAAGGCCGTGGCCCTCTACACCTACCCTGAGGAGCACCTGGTGCGTGCCGTGGTCCTGGGCCGTTTGGAGAACCCCCTTTTCCTTAGCGGGGGAAGGGAGGTGCCCTTAGTGCCCACTGGTCCGGAGCGGTACGAGGTGCTGGCTGGGGAACCGGGGGTGCTCTTGGACGGGAAGCGCCGCATTCCCCTAGCCCTGCCCCTTCCCGGGGAGTGGACCCCCAGGGATGGGAAAGGGATTCTCAGGGCCCTGGCCGAGGCCTCTGGGGGAAGGCTTTTGGCCCTCGAGGATTTGGGAACGGTGCCGCTTTCCTCCTTGCCCCTTCGCCCCTACCTCATCGCCTTAGCCCTGGCCCTCTTCCTCTGGGAACGTTTTCGGGAGGCGCGACGGGGTTCTCCCAGGTGA
- a CDS encoding PaaI family thioesterase, with product MKAIQLYYPPEWAHCYGCGYLNPMGLHLKTYWKAEAGHSETRFTPSPHHTAIPGFVYGGLLASLVDCHSTATAAAIKAQAEGLDLETHPLRFVTASLKVDYLKPTPLGPELLLVGRAREVKGKKVVVETELFAEGVLTVRGEAVLVQITQGFGLENSAPKHG from the coding sequence GTGAAGGCCATCCAGCTCTACTACCCACCGGAGTGGGCCCACTGCTACGGGTGCGGCTACCTAAACCCCATGGGCCTTCACCTCAAGACCTACTGGAAGGCAGAGGCGGGCCATAGCGAAACCCGCTTCACCCCAAGCCCCCACCACACCGCCATCCCCGGGTTCGTCTACGGAGGGCTTCTCGCCTCCTTGGTGGACTGCCACTCCACCGCTACCGCCGCCGCCATTAAGGCCCAGGCGGAGGGCCTGGACCTGGAAACCCATCCCTTGCGGTTCGTGACCGCAAGCCTCAAGGTGGACTACCTGAAGCCCACCCCCCTTGGGCCCGAGCTCCTCTTGGTGGGCCGGGCCCGGGAGGTAAAGGGGAAAAAGGTGGTGGTGGAAACCGAGCTTTTTGCGGAAGGGGTCCTAACCGTGCGGGGCGAAGCGGTGTTGGTGCAGATCACCCAGGGTTTTGGTCTGGAAAATAGCGCTCCAAAACACGGATGA
- a CDS encoding YlxR family protein, which translates to MAKHIPIRMCVACRRRRPKGELLRILFTGEGFRLDPTGKLPGRGAYVCPDNPECWTEKKLRRFAGGRAKALSEALIALLGGKDGQNTHLPAG; encoded by the coding sequence ATGGCCAAACACATCCCCATCCGCATGTGCGTGGCCTGCCGCAGAAGGCGGCCTAAGGGGGAGCTTTTGCGGATCCTCTTCACGGGGGAGGGGTTTCGCCTGGATCCCACGGGGAAACTGCCGGGCAGGGGAGCTTATGTCTGCCCCGACAACCCCGAGTGCTGGACGGAAAAAAAACTCAGGCGCTTTGCCGGAGGCCGGGCAAAGGCCTTGTCGGAAGCGCTAATCGCCCTTTTAGGAGGTAAGGATGGCCAAAATACGCATCTACCAGCTGGCTAA
- the nusA gene encoding transcription termination factor NusA, giving the protein MNREFIDAMQQLALERGVTTEEVLEAFKEALRKAYIKRQKGYRKEEIDAGKGPEVDVYIDPQTGRIEMVEVRRVVEKVEDPDKEIALSEALQYDPEVQVGDEMEFPIDPEGLSRMAIQDLRQILTQRLKESERNRIYNEYKDKEGQVLTGVVTRVDNRGNVFVELGRGEAYLPKSEQIPTERYYPGQRLKVYLKKVDRSAKGPSLIVSRAHEKLLEHLLKQEVPEIAEGIVEIKAIAREPGRRSKVAVMTHNPNVDPIGACIGHKGQRIQAVSAELGREKVDIILWAKDPKEFIRNALSPAQVGSIELDPDGQKARVKVTKDQHSLAIGTGGQNVRLASKLTGYEIHFEEAEISDLDEAIRKAAQEEAETTSRAKEEFEKLFRNLSE; this is encoded by the coding sequence ATGAACCGGGAATTCATAGACGCCATGCAGCAGCTGGCCTTGGAGCGGGGGGTTACCACCGAGGAGGTCCTCGAGGCCTTCAAGGAAGCCCTGCGCAAGGCCTACATCAAGCGGCAGAAGGGATACCGCAAGGAAGAGATCGATGCGGGCAAGGGCCCGGAGGTGGACGTCTACATCGATCCCCAGACCGGGCGCATTGAGATGGTGGAGGTCCGCCGCGTGGTGGAGAAGGTGGAGGACCCCGACAAGGAAATCGCCCTCTCCGAGGCCCTCCAGTACGATCCCGAGGTCCAGGTGGGCGATGAGATGGAGTTCCCCATCGACCCCGAGGGCCTTTCCCGCATGGCCATCCAGGACCTGCGCCAGATCCTCACCCAGCGCCTCAAGGAGTCCGAACGCAACCGCATCTACAACGAGTACAAGGACAAGGAAGGCCAGGTCCTCACGGGGGTGGTGACCCGGGTGGACAACCGGGGCAACGTCTTCGTGGAGCTGGGCCGGGGAGAGGCTTACCTTCCGAAGAGCGAGCAAATCCCCACCGAGCGGTACTACCCCGGCCAGCGCCTCAAGGTGTACCTGAAGAAGGTGGACCGCTCGGCCAAAGGCCCTTCCTTGATCGTGAGCCGGGCCCACGAAAAGCTTCTGGAGCACCTGTTGAAGCAGGAGGTCCCCGAGATCGCCGAGGGCATCGTGGAGATCAAGGCCATCGCCCGGGAGCCTGGCCGGCGCAGCAAGGTGGCGGTGATGACCCACAACCCCAACGTGGATCCCATCGGGGCCTGCATCGGCCACAAGGGGCAGCGCATCCAGGCGGTTTCCGCTGAGCTGGGCCGGGAGAAGGTGGACATCATCCTCTGGGCCAAGGACCCCAAGGAGTTCATCCGCAACGCCCTCTCCCCCGCCCAGGTGGGTTCCATTGAGCTGGACCCGGATGGGCAGAAGGCCCGGGTCAAGGTGACCAAGGACCAGCATTCCCTGGCCATCGGCACCGGGGGGCAGAACGTCCGCCTGGCCTCCAAGCTCACGGGGTACGAGATCCACTTCGAGGAGGCGGAGATCTCCGACCTGGATGAGGCTATTCGCAAGGCTGCCCAGGAGGAAGCCGAAACCACCAGCCGGGCCAAAGAGGAGTTTGAGAAGCTCTTCCGGAATCTTTCCGAGTAA
- the infB gene encoding translation initiation factor IF-2, giving the protein MAKIRIYQLAKELGMTNEELLELLDQMGVPYKSHASTLTEEDAEAVRELVKEQRGLEEKLAEEERRKALPRRPPVVVIMGHVDHGKTTLLDYLRKSRIAEKEAGGITQHVGAFEVKTPQGTVVFIDTPGHEAFTTIRQRGAKVADIAVIVIAADDGIMPQTDEAIAHAKAAGARIIFALNKMDLPQANPDRVKRQLMERGFVPEEYGGEAIVVPISAKTGQGVQDLLEMILLIAELEDYRADPNAEPKGVILESRLDKQAGVIANMLVQEGTFRVGDYVVAGEVYGRIRAMMDADGNQRKEAGPGSAVQVLGFQELPHAGDVVEWVPDLEAAKEITEERKEERRAREEAERERRPRTMADLLRALQEEGQKEVNLILRADTQGSLEAIQHILAKESTEEVKINVLLAQVGAPTESDVLLAQTANAAILAFGVNPSGAVKKAAEQKGVLLKTFRIIYDLIDEVRAMVKGQKEPTYKEEVLGRAEVRAIFRLPGGKQVAGCMVTQGKVVRSAEVRVLRKGEEIWKGKMASLKRFKEDVREVAQGYECGIGLEGFDDFQEGDIIEVFQMVEVVA; this is encoded by the coding sequence ATGGCCAAAATACGCATCTACCAGCTGGCTAAAGAGCTGGGCATGACCAACGAGGAGCTCTTAGAGCTCCTGGACCAGATGGGGGTTCCCTACAAGTCCCACGCCTCTACCCTTACCGAGGAGGATGCGGAGGCGGTGCGGGAACTGGTCAAGGAGCAACGGGGTCTAGAGGAAAAGCTGGCGGAAGAAGAGCGCAGGAAAGCCCTTCCTAGAAGGCCTCCCGTGGTGGTCATCATGGGCCATGTGGACCACGGGAAGACCACCCTGCTGGACTACCTGCGCAAAAGCCGCATCGCCGAGAAGGAGGCGGGGGGGATCACCCAGCACGTGGGCGCCTTTGAGGTGAAAACCCCCCAGGGCACCGTGGTCTTCATCGACACCCCGGGGCACGAGGCCTTTACCACCATAAGGCAGCGGGGGGCCAAGGTGGCGGACATCGCCGTTATCGTCATCGCCGCCGACGACGGGATCATGCCCCAGACGGACGAGGCCATCGCCCACGCCAAGGCCGCCGGGGCCAGGATCATCTTTGCCCTCAACAAGATGGACCTACCCCAGGCCAACCCCGACCGGGTCAAGCGGCAGCTCATGGAGCGGGGTTTCGTGCCCGAGGAGTACGGGGGGGAGGCCATCGTGGTGCCCATCAGCGCCAAGACCGGCCAGGGGGTACAGGACCTCTTGGAGATGATCCTTCTCATCGCCGAGCTGGAGGACTACCGGGCCGACCCCAACGCCGAACCTAAGGGGGTGATCCTCGAGTCCCGGCTGGATAAGCAGGCGGGGGTCATCGCCAACATGCTGGTGCAAGAGGGCACCTTCCGGGTGGGGGACTACGTGGTGGCCGGCGAGGTGTACGGCCGCATCCGGGCCATGATGGACGCCGACGGCAACCAGCGCAAGGAAGCGGGCCCGGGTAGCGCCGTGCAGGTCCTGGGCTTCCAGGAACTTCCCCACGCCGGGGATGTGGTGGAATGGGTGCCCGACCTCGAGGCGGCCAAGGAGATCACCGAGGAGCGCAAGGAGGAGCGAAGGGCCCGGGAAGAAGCGGAAAGGGAGCGCCGCCCCAGGACCATGGCCGACCTCCTGCGCGCCCTACAGGAGGAGGGGCAGAAAGAGGTGAACCTCATCCTGCGGGCGGATACCCAAGGGTCCTTGGAAGCTATCCAGCACATCCTGGCCAAGGAGAGCACCGAGGAGGTGAAGATCAACGTCCTCCTGGCCCAGGTGGGGGCCCCCACCGAGTCCGATGTCCTCCTGGCCCAGACCGCCAACGCCGCCATCCTGGCCTTTGGGGTAAACCCCTCCGGTGCCGTGAAGAAGGCAGCGGAGCAAAAGGGGGTCCTCCTCAAAACCTTCCGCATCATCTACGACCTCATCGACGAGGTCCGGGCCATGGTCAAGGGGCAAAAGGAGCCCACCTACAAGGAGGAGGTCCTGGGCCGGGCGGAGGTGCGGGCCATCTTCCGCCTGCCCGGAGGCAAACAGGTGGCAGGGTGCATGGTCACCCAGGGCAAGGTGGTGCGGAGTGCCGAGGTGAGGGTCTTGCGCAAGGGGGAGGAGATCTGGAAGGGCAAGATGGCCAGCCTCAAGCGCTTCAAGGAGGACGTGCGGGAGGTGGCCCAGGGTTACGAGTGTGGCATTGGCCTCGAGGGGTTCGACGACTTCCAAGAGGGGGATATCATAGAAGTTTTCCAGATGGTAGAGGTGGTGGCGTAG
- a CDS encoding riboflavin synthase: MFTGLVEETGEIVRVEEGPFLRVRIAAKEVLSDLKVGDSVAVDGVCLTAVAVDGEGFWVELAQETRRRTAPTWRVGHRPNLERALKVGERLGGHFVTGHVDGVAEVVAIRETPGALDYYFRPPRELSRYIAEKGSVALNGVSLTVAGLKGDAFFVTLIPHTLRITNLGGLGVGDGVNLEVDLIARYLERLMKGE, from the coding sequence ATGTTCACGGGACTGGTGGAGGAAACGGGCGAGATCGTGCGGGTGGAGGAAGGGCCCTTCCTCAGGGTGCGAATTGCCGCCAAAGAGGTGCTTTCCGACCTTAAGGTGGGGGATTCCGTGGCCGTGGATGGGGTCTGCCTCACCGCGGTGGCGGTGGATGGGGAGGGGTTTTGGGTGGAGTTGGCCCAGGAAACCCGGCGCCGCACCGCCCCCACCTGGCGGGTAGGGCACCGGCCCAACCTGGAGCGGGCCCTTAAGGTGGGGGAGAGGCTTGGGGGGCATTTCGTCACCGGGCATGTGGATGGGGTGGCGGAGGTGGTGGCCATCCGGGAGACCCCAGGGGCCCTGGACTACTATTTCCGCCCGCCGCGGGAGCTTTCCCGCTACATCGCCGAAAAGGGGAGCGTGGCCCTAAACGGGGTTTCCCTCACGGTGGCGGGGCTTAAGGGGGATGCCTTCTTCGTGACCCTCATTCCCCACACCCTGAGGATCACCAACCTGGGGGGCCTAGGGGTGGGGGATGGGGTGAACCTGGAGGTGGACCTCATCGCCCGTTACCTGGAACGGTTAATGAAGGGGGAATGA
- a CDS encoding bifunctional 3,4-dihydroxy-2-butanone-4-phosphate synthase/GTP cyclohydrolase II has translation MEGLASVRELMEELRQGRPVILVDDEDRENEGDLIMAAEHVTPEWVNFMLKECRGLLCVALTEERAKALDLHLMVERNQDPQGTRFTVSVDARGTSTGISAFERAATIRLLADPEATAQDFRRPGHIFPLVARPGGVLRRAGHTEATVDLLRLAGLWPVGSLIEILKEDGTMARLPDLLPFAGRHGLKVGTIADLIRYRLEKGDLYVRREAEALLPTRFGEFRILGFRDSLTGEEHAALVMGSWDPEEPILVRMHSECLTGDALHSLRCDCGFQRDLALERIAQEGKGVLVYLRQEGRGIGLVNKIRAYHLQDQGLDTVEANLALGFPPDLRDYGVGAQILYDLGVRKMRLLTNNPRKVKALSGFGIEIVERLPLRAGDNPHNERYLQAKKEKLGHWMD, from the coding sequence ATGGAGGGTTTGGCCAGCGTTAGGGAACTCATGGAAGAACTCCGCCAAGGCCGCCCGGTGATCCTGGTGGACGACGAGGACCGGGAAAACGAGGGCGACCTCATCATGGCGGCGGAACACGTGACCCCGGAGTGGGTGAACTTTATGCTCAAGGAGTGCCGGGGCCTCCTTTGCGTGGCCCTCACGGAGGAGCGGGCCAAGGCCTTGGACCTGCACCTCATGGTGGAGAGGAACCAGGATCCCCAGGGCACCCGCTTCACCGTGAGCGTGGATGCCCGGGGGACCAGCACGGGGATTTCCGCCTTTGAGCGGGCGGCCACCATTAGGCTTCTGGCTGATCCCGAGGCCACTGCCCAAGACTTCCGGCGTCCTGGGCACATCTTTCCCCTGGTGGCGAGGCCCGGCGGGGTCCTGAGGCGGGCCGGACACACGGAGGCCACGGTGGACCTTTTGCGCCTGGCGGGGCTCTGGCCGGTGGGGAGCCTGATCGAGATCCTCAAGGAGGACGGCACCATGGCCCGGCTTCCGGATCTTTTGCCGTTCGCTGGGCGCCACGGGCTTAAGGTGGGCACCATCGCCGACCTCATCCGCTATCGCCTGGAGAAGGGGGATCTCTACGTGAGGCGGGAGGCGGAGGCCCTTTTGCCCACCCGGTTTGGCGAGTTCCGCATCCTGGGCTTTCGGGATAGCCTCACCGGGGAGGAGCACGCCGCCTTGGTCATGGGAAGCTGGGACCCTGAGGAGCCCATCCTGGTGCGCATGCACTCCGAGTGCCTCACCGGGGATGCCCTCCACTCCTTGAGGTGCGACTGCGGTTTCCAGCGGGACCTGGCCCTGGAGCGGATTGCCCAGGAGGGGAAGGGGGTTTTGGTCTACCTGAGGCAGGAGGGGCGGGGAATCGGCCTCGTCAACAAGATCCGGGCCTACCACCTGCAGGACCAAGGGCTGGACACGGTGGAGGCCAACCTGGCCTTGGGATTTCCTCCGGATCTAAGGGACTACGGGGTGGGGGCCCAGATCCTCTACGACCTGGGGGTGCGCAAGATGCGCCTTCTCACCAATAACCCGCGCAAGGTGAAGGCCCTGTCCGGCTTCGGCATCGAGATCGTGGAGCGCCTTCCCTTGCGGGCCGGGGACAATCCCCACAACGAGCGGTACCTCCAGGCCAAAAAGGAGAAGCTCGGGCACTGGATGGACTGA
- the ribD gene encoding bifunctional diaminohydroxyphosphoribosylaminopyrimidine deaminase/5-amino-6-(5-phosphoribosylamino)uracil reductase RibD: MRELDERFLRRALQLAERARGHTHPNPLVGAVLVREGRIVGEGYHPKAGEPHAEVFALRGAGPLARGATAYVSLEPCNHHGRTPPCSLALLQAGVARVVVAAQDPNPLAQGGLGRLRTGGVEVEAGLLEAEAREQNEVFFHRQRKGRPFVLLKAALTLDGKVAALSGDARYVSAEESRRVAQAYRQWLPVVMVGVGTVLQDDPWLTVREPDFRPFPLMLEPPPLRDPVKVVLDTEGRTPPTARIFRKGPREEPAQVYVLVGRGAPKDRLRALEGVGARVVELPREGGRVSLEAALAFLLEEGLDGVLLEGGPRLAGAFWQRGLVDKLALFVAPKVLGEGKGFLEGFAVERMAEAKGLRLVRREWLGEDLWLEAYPEG, translated from the coding sequence TTGCGAGAGCTGGACGAGCGCTTTCTTCGTAGGGCGTTGCAGCTGGCCGAACGGGCTCGAGGCCACACCCACCCCAACCCCTTGGTGGGGGCGGTGTTGGTGCGGGAGGGCCGCATCGTGGGGGAGGGGTACCATCCCAAGGCCGGGGAGCCCCATGCGGAGGTCTTTGCCTTGAGGGGGGCGGGGCCCTTGGCCCGGGGGGCTACCGCCTATGTTTCCCTGGAGCCCTGCAACCACCATGGCCGCACCCCTCCTTGCTCCCTGGCCCTTTTGCAGGCGGGGGTGGCCCGGGTGGTGGTGGCGGCCCAGGACCCCAACCCTTTGGCCCAAGGGGGTTTAGGGCGCCTTCGGACGGGGGGGGTGGAGGTGGAGGCGGGGCTTCTGGAGGCCGAGGCCCGGGAGCAGAACGAAGTCTTCTTCCACCGGCAAAGAAAGGGCCGGCCCTTTGTTCTCCTCAAGGCGGCCCTCACCCTGGACGGCAAGGTGGCGGCCTTGAGCGGGGATGCCCGCTATGTTTCCGCGGAGGAAAGCCGACGCGTGGCCCAGGCCTACCGCCAGTGGCTTCCCGTGGTGATGGTGGGGGTGGGAACCGTCTTGCAGGACGATCCCTGGCTCACCGTGCGGGAGCCCGACTTCCGCCCCTTCCCCCTCATGCTGGAGCCCCCGCCCCTTAGGGACCCGGTGAAGGTGGTCCTGGACACGGAAGGCCGCACCCCCCCTACCGCTCGCATCTTCCGCAAGGGGCCCCGGGAGGAGCCTGCCCAGGTGTACGTGCTGGTGGGCAGAGGCGCTCCCAAGGACCGGCTTAGGGCCCTCGAGGGGGTGGGGGCCCGGGTGGTGGAGCTTCCCCGGGAAGGGGGAAGGGTGAGCCTGGAAGCGGCCTTGGCCTTCCTGCTGGAGGAGGGCCTGGACGGGGTCTTGTTGGAAGGCGGGCCGAGGCTGGCCGGAGCCTTCTGGCAAAGGGGCTTGGTGGATAAGCTGGCCCTTTTCGTGGCGCCCAAGGTCTTGGGAGAGGGGAAAGGGTTTTTGGAGGGGTTTGCCGTGGAGCGCATGGCCGAGGCCAAAGGGCTCAGGCTGGTGCGTAGGGAATGGCTAGGAGAGGATCTTTGGCTGGAGGCCTATCCGGAGGGATGA
- the rimP gene encoding ribosome maturation factor RimP, whose amino-acid sequence MDLWRLVEEAVGPLDLEVLEVREAPGEVLVRLERKDEKPIRVADLERASRAIEAVFDREDPIPGSYRLLLESPGPKRPLFTRRHFERFQGLKAKVPGPEGFVGRILRVEEDVVVFQVGQEEKRLRIGTFRANLAEWPEEPR is encoded by the coding sequence GTGGACCTTTGGCGGTTGGTGGAGGAAGCGGTAGGGCCCCTGGACCTCGAGGTCCTGGAGGTGAGGGAAGCCCCCGGGGAGGTCCTGGTCCGCCTGGAACGGAAGGACGAAAAGCCCATCCGCGTGGCTGACTTGGAACGGGCCAGCCGGGCCATTGAGGCCGTCTTTGACCGGGAGGACCCCATCCCGGGAAGCTACCGCCTTTTGCTGGAGTCTCCCGGCCCCAAGCGCCCCCTCTTCACCCGCCGACACTTTGAGCGCTTCCAGGGCCTTAAGGCCAAGGTGCCGGGGCCGGAAGGCTTCGTGGGACGCATCCTCCGGGTGGAGGAGGATGTGGTGGTCTTCCAGGTGGGCCAGGAGGAAAAGCGCCTCAGGATCGGCACCTTCCGCGCCAACCTCGCCGAGTGGCCCGAGGAGCCCAGGTAG
- a CDS encoding cobalamin B12-binding domain-containing protein, producing MDRRIRVLIAKPGLDGHDRGAKVVARALRDAGMEVIYTGLRQTPEMIVSAAIQEDVDAIGLSILSGAHMHYFREVKRLLDEQGASDILLFGGGIIPDEDVPRLKELGVAAVFGPGTSTQEIVDFLKRAVPERWRAQGLA from the coding sequence ATGGACCGGCGCATACGGGTGCTCATCGCCAAGCCCGGGCTGGACGGCCACGACCGTGGGGCCAAGGTGGTGGCCCGGGCCTTAAGGGATGCCGGCATGGAGGTCATTTACACCGGCCTACGGCAAACCCCCGAGATGATCGTCTCGGCGGCCATCCAGGAGGACGTGGACGCCATAGGGCTATCCATCCTCTCGGGGGCCCACATGCACTACTTCCGGGAGGTTAAGAGGCTTTTGGACGAGCAGGGAGCCTCGGACATCCTCCTCTTCGGGGGAGGGATCATCCCCGATGAGGACGTGCCCAGGCTGAAGGAGCTAGGGGTGGCGGCGGTGTTTGGCCCCGGGACCAGCACCCAGGAGATCGTGGACTTCCTGAAGCGGGCGGTGCCGGAGCGCTGGCGGGCCCAGGGGTTAGCGTGA